A window of the Halichoerus grypus chromosome 2, mHalGry1.hap1.1, whole genome shotgun sequence genome harbors these coding sequences:
- the CSNK1D gene encoding casein kinase I isoform X3, translating to MELRVGNRYRLGRKIGSGSFGDIYLGTDIAAGEEVAIKLECVKTKHPQLHIESKIYKMMQGGVGIPTIRWCGAEGDYNVMVMELLGPSLEDLFNFCSRKFSLKTVLLLADQMISRIEYIHSKNFIHRDVKPDNFLMGLGKKGNLVYIIDFGLAKKYRDARTHQHIPYRENKNLTGTARYASINTHLGIEQSRRDDLESLGYVLMYFNLGSLPWQGLKAATKRQKYERISEKKMSTPIEVLCKSYPSEFATYLNFCRSLRFDDKPDYSYLRQLFRNLFHRQGFSYDYVFDWNMLKFGASRAADDAERERRDREERLRHSRNPAARGLPSTASGRLRGTQEVAPPTPLTPTSHTANTSPRPVSGVERERKVSMRLHRGAPVNISSSDLTGRQDTSRMSTSQNSIPFEHHGK from the exons GTACGGACATTGCTGCAGGAGAAGAAGTTGCCATCAAGCTTGAATGTGTCAAAACCAAACACCCTCAGCTCCACATTGAGAGCAAAATCTACAAAATGATGCAGGGAGGAG TCGGCATCCCCACCATCCGGTGGTGCGGGGCGGAGGGGGACTACAATGTCATGGTGATGGAGCTGTTGGGGCCGAGCCTGGAGGACCTGTTCAACTTCTGCTCAAGGAAATTCAGCCTCAAAACTGTCCTGCTGCTTGCTGACCAGATG ATTAGTCGCATTGAATACATTCATTCAAAGAACTTCATCCACCGAGATGTGAAGCCAGATAACTTTCTCATGGGGCTGGGGAAGAAGGGCAACCTGGTCTACATCATCGACTTTGGGCTGGCCAAGAAGTACCGGGATGCCAGGACCCACCAGCACATCCCCTACCGTGAGAACAAAAACCTCACCGGGACGGCGCGGTATGCCTCCATCAACACGCATCTTGGAATCG AACAATCTCGAAGAGATGACTTGGAGTCACTGGGCTATGTGCTCATGTACTTCAATCTGGGCTCTCTGCCCTGGCAggggctgaaggcagccaccaAGAGGCAGAAGTACGAGCGGATCAGTGAGAAGAAGATGTCCACCCCCATCGAAGTGCTGTGTAAAAGCTACCCCT CTGAGTTTGCCACGTACCTGAATTTCTGCCGCTCCTTGCGTTTTGACGACAAGCCTGACTACTCCTACCTGAGGCAGCTCTTCAGGAATCTCTTCCACCGCCAGGGCTTCTCCTATGACTACGTGTTCGACTGGAACATGCTCAAATTC GGAGCCAGCCGGGCCGCTGATGACGCTGAGCGGGAGCGCCGGGACCGAGAGGAGCGGCTGAGGCACTCCCGAAACCCAGCCGCCCGCGGCCTCCCCTCCACGGCCTCTGGCCGCCTGCGGGGCACCCAGGAAgtggctcctcccacccccctcacccctaCCTCACACACTG CTAACACCTCTCCTCGGCCCGTGTCCGGTGTGGAAAGAGAGCGGAAAGTGAGTATGCGGCTGCACCGCGGCGCCCCCGTCAACATCTCGTCCTCCGATCTCACAGGCCGGCAAGACACCTCCCGCATGTCCACCTCACAG AATAGCATTCCTTTCGAACACCACGGCAAGTAG
- the CSNK1D gene encoding casein kinase I isoform X2 yields the protein MELRVGNRYRLGRKIGSGSFGDIYLGTDIAAGEEVAIKLECVKTKHPQLHIESKIYKMMQGGVGIPTIRWCGAEGDYNVMVMELLGPSLEDLFNFCSRKFSLKTVLLLADQMISRIEYIHSKNFIHRDVKPDNFLMGLGKKGNLVYIIDFGLAKKYRDARTHQHIPYRENKNLTGTARYASINTHLGIEQSRRDDLESLGYVLMYFNLGSLPWQGLKAATKRQKYERISEKKMSTPIEVLCKSYPSEFATYLNFCRSLRFDDKPDYSYLRQLFRNLFHRQGFSYDYVFDWNMLKFGASRAADDAERERRDREERLRHSRNPAARGLPSTASGRLRGTQEVAPPTPLTPTSHTANTSPRPVSGVERERKVSMRLHRGAPVNISSSDLTGRQDTSRMSTSQIPGRVASSGLQSVVHR from the exons GTACGGACATTGCTGCAGGAGAAGAAGTTGCCATCAAGCTTGAATGTGTCAAAACCAAACACCCTCAGCTCCACATTGAGAGCAAAATCTACAAAATGATGCAGGGAGGAG TCGGCATCCCCACCATCCGGTGGTGCGGGGCGGAGGGGGACTACAATGTCATGGTGATGGAGCTGTTGGGGCCGAGCCTGGAGGACCTGTTCAACTTCTGCTCAAGGAAATTCAGCCTCAAAACTGTCCTGCTGCTTGCTGACCAGATG ATTAGTCGCATTGAATACATTCATTCAAAGAACTTCATCCACCGAGATGTGAAGCCAGATAACTTTCTCATGGGGCTGGGGAAGAAGGGCAACCTGGTCTACATCATCGACTTTGGGCTGGCCAAGAAGTACCGGGATGCCAGGACCCACCAGCACATCCCCTACCGTGAGAACAAAAACCTCACCGGGACGGCGCGGTATGCCTCCATCAACACGCATCTTGGAATCG AACAATCTCGAAGAGATGACTTGGAGTCACTGGGCTATGTGCTCATGTACTTCAATCTGGGCTCTCTGCCCTGGCAggggctgaaggcagccaccaAGAGGCAGAAGTACGAGCGGATCAGTGAGAAGAAGATGTCCACCCCCATCGAAGTGCTGTGTAAAAGCTACCCCT CTGAGTTTGCCACGTACCTGAATTTCTGCCGCTCCTTGCGTTTTGACGACAAGCCTGACTACTCCTACCTGAGGCAGCTCTTCAGGAATCTCTTCCACCGCCAGGGCTTCTCCTATGACTACGTGTTCGACTGGAACATGCTCAAATTC GGAGCCAGCCGGGCCGCTGATGACGCTGAGCGGGAGCGCCGGGACCGAGAGGAGCGGCTGAGGCACTCCCGAAACCCAGCCGCCCGCGGCCTCCCCTCCACGGCCTCTGGCCGCCTGCGGGGCACCCAGGAAgtggctcctcccacccccctcacccctaCCTCACACACTG CTAACACCTCTCCTCGGCCCGTGTCCGGTGTGGAAAGAGAGCGGAAAGTGAGTATGCGGCTGCACCGCGGCGCCCCCGTCAACATCTCGTCCTCCGATCTCACAGGCCGGCAAGACACCTCCCGCATGTCCACCTCACAG